The following are encoded together in the Oscillatoria sp. FACHB-1407 genome:
- a CDS encoding calcium-binding protein, whose translation MERIFGTPGDDELIGTDVSDRIFGFEGDDILNGLGGDDRLYGGDGIDRIDGGDGNDRLEGGAGVFDSLRGGNGDDRITGGVGDDLLSGGEGNDRLNGGDDKDTLDGDAGDDLLDGGDDVDNLRGGEGNDRLWGQEGGDRLDGGAGDDHLDAGEGNDFLIGGDGNDRLEGGNGLDSLDGGAGDDLLNAGGGDSGGTNILIGGGGNDTLIFGNGIDNFSYSTSQAVSGIDVVRRFDRGVGGDRITFRSISNVDVVTVGRDTQFRVSDGIQDNAGFGTGDLLVTLSGTAGFTADNITANVRFDNTAKFLFA comes from the coding sequence GGACTGATGTCAGCGATCGCATTTTTGGCTTCGAGGGAGATGACATTCTCAATGGTCTTGGCGGGGACGATCGCCTCTACGGAGGAGACGGGATTGACAGAATAGATGGGGGCGACGGTAACGATCGCTTAGAGGGTGGTGCTGGGGTCTTTGATTCGCTGCGAGGAGGCAACGGCGACGATCGCATCACTGGTGGTGTTGGAGACGACCTCCTGAGTGGTGGGGAAGGCAACGATCGCCTCAATGGGGGTGACGATAAAGATACGTTAGATGGGGATGCAGGGGATGACCTGCTCGATGGCGGTGACGACGTTGATAACTTAAGAGGGGGCGAAGGCAACGATCGCCTCTGGGGTCAGGAAGGGGGCGATCGCCTCGACGGTGGCGCAGGGGACGATCATCTCGATGCCGGAGAGGGAAACGATTTTCTGATCGGCGGTGATGGTAACGATCGCCTCGAAGGGGGAAACGGTCTTGATTCTCTGGATGGCGGTGCAGGGGATGACCTGCTGAATGCAGGAGGAGGCGATAGTGGTGGTACCAATATTCTGATTGGAGGAGGGGGTAACGATACCCTGATCTTTGGTAATGGGATTGATAATTTCTCCTACTCTACTAGTCAAGCCGTTAGCGGCATTGATGTCGTTCGGCGATTTGATCGGGGTGTTGGGGGCGATCGCATCACCTTTAGGAGCATCAGCAATGTGGATGTCGTGACGGTTGGCAGAGATACTCAATTTCGCGTGAGTGACGGTATCCAAGACAATGCTGGGTTTGGGACAGGTGACTTGTTAGTAACGCTGTCGGGCACGGCAGGCTTCACTGCTGACAACATTACCGCTAACGTTCGGTTTGATAACACCGCTAAATTTCTATTTGCATAG